DNA sequence from the bacterium genome:
AATAACGGTATTTACAAGGAGGGTCCATGGACGACAAGAACGTCAAGAAAAAGATCAAGCAGATCATCACCTACGGCAAAGCCTCGGGCTACATTACCTATGCCAAGCTCAACGAAATGCTGCCCGAAGAGGTGATCTCGGCCCAGGACCTGGAGAACTTCATCCTGATGCTGGCCCAGAGCGGGGTGGAGGTGGTGAACTCCGAGGAGGAATATAAGCAGATCAAGGAACTGCGGGACAAGACCCGTTCCAAGGACGACGAGGTGGAGACCCCGGCCGGCATCCATTACGACGACCCGGTGCGGATGTACCTTCACGAGATCGGCAAGATCCCCCTGCTGGACCGGGAACGGGAGATCGAGATCGCCAAGAAGATCGAGGAGTGCCAGTACGACATCCTTAACCTGGCCTTTACCGCCCCCTTCAACATGAAGGATTTCATGCACCTGGCCAAGAAGTTCCAGAAGCACGAGCTGGCCATGGAGGAACTGGTCCAGACCGACATCGACGGCTGGATGCCCAACTACTCCTCCAACCGGGAGCGCCAGAAGATCATCCAGCTTTTAAAACGGATCCAGAAGGAATACACCCAGATAGAATACCTGCTGACCCTTAAGAACCAGGAAAAGGCCCTGCCCAAGGTGGTCCAGCACCGGCAGAAGATAGCGGTCAGCCTGCTGGCCTTAAGGCTGAACCCCGAACTGCTGATCGGCATGGTCAAGAAGATCCACCAGGCCGACCACCAAATGAAGAAGCAAAAGCATATCCAGGACCGGGCCCTCCACCAGTCGGGTTTGAGCTACGAGGAGATGAAGTCCACCCTGTCGGCCTACAAGGCCGGGAAAAAACCCAAGCCCGAGATCAAGGCCAAAATGAAGGTCAACAAGGAAAAGCTGTCCGCCTTTAGGGAAGAGTACGACCATGCCGCCAAGGAGCTGGACCGGATAGGACAGGAATTCAAGATGGACCCCAAGCTGGCCATGGAGCTTTCCCTGAACATCCGCCAGAAGCAGAAGGCCCGGGACGGGGCCAAGAAGGAAATGGTGGAATCCAACGTCCGGCTGGTGATCTCTACCGCCAAGCGCTACATCAACCGGGGGCTGGAGTTTTTGGACCTGATCCAGGAGGGCAATTCCGGCCTGATGCGGGCGGTGGAAAAGTTCGACTACCGCAAGGGATACAAGTTCTCCACCTACGCCACCTGGTGGATCCGCCAGGCCATCACCCGGGCCATCGCCGACCAGGCCCGCACCATCCGGGTGCCGGTGCATATGATCGAGGCCATCAACAAGGTCTCCAAGGCTTCGCGCAAGCTGGTCCAGGACTACGGCCGCGAGCCCACCAGCGAGGAGATCGCCGAGCACATGGAGATGCCGTTCGAGAAGGTCCGGGCCATCATCAAGGTGGCCCAGGAGCCCATCAGCCTGGACAAGCCCATCGGCGACGACGAGGACGCGGTGTTCGGGGACTTCATCGAGGACGTCTCGGCCAAGAGCCCGGCCCGCACCGCCAACTTTTTGATGCTGCGGGACCAGATTGAAAAGGTCCTCTCCACCCTGACCAAGCGCGAGGAGCACATTGTCCGCCTGCGCTTCGGCCTGAACGACGGCTGTCCCAGGACATTGGAGGAAGTGGGCACCATGTTCAACGTCACCCGGGAGCGGGTCCGGCAGATAGAGGTCAAGGCTTTGAGGAAACTGCGCCACCCGTCCAGAAGCAAAAGGCTGGAAGGGTTCTCCGACGTATTGTAGACCAAATAACATGCACAAACGGGCGCTGATGCGCCCGTTTTTGTTTTCTTGACAAATCATGGCTTTATGAAATATACTGATGACAATATGGCAAACAGCTTAAAGCATACAGCTTCCTGGGCCGTTGTCTACCCCCGGGTCATCAAGGCGGTCCGCGGCTACGGGCTGCTGGAGCCCGGCGACCGGATACTGGTTGCCGTCTCCGGCGGCAGCGACAGCCTGGTGATGCTGGACATGCTGGCCCGGATAAACGGAAAGATCGGCCGCAAGCTGGATCTTTCCTTCGTGGCGGGGCACGTCCCCGGTAGTTACGGAGGAAAGGAGATATTTCCCTTGTCCCTTTTGAACAAATACGTCCAGGCTTACGGCTTGCAGCTTATCGCTTCAAGCTCAATTTTGAAGGACTCCGTGTTCAATGACTGCTTCAACTGCGCCATGGCCCGGCGCAAAGCCCTGTTTGACCTGGCCGAGCTGGAGAACTGCAACAAGATAGCCCTGGGGCACAACGCCGACGACCTGGTGGAGACCGCCCTGCTCAACATGTTCTACCAGGGGCGTTTTTCCAGCATGTCGG
Encoded proteins:
- the rpoD gene encoding RNA polymerase sigma factor RpoD gives rise to the protein MDDKNVKKKIKQIITYGKASGYITYAKLNEMLPEEVISAQDLENFILMLAQSGVEVVNSEEEYKQIKELRDKTRSKDDEVETPAGIHYDDPVRMYLHEIGKIPLLDREREIEIAKKIEECQYDILNLAFTAPFNMKDFMHLAKKFQKHELAMEELVQTDIDGWMPNYSSNRERQKIIQLLKRIQKEYTQIEYLLTLKNQEKALPKVVQHRQKIAVSLLALRLNPELLIGMVKKIHQADHQMKKQKHIQDRALHQSGLSYEEMKSTLSAYKAGKKPKPEIKAKMKVNKEKLSAFREEYDHAAKELDRIGQEFKMDPKLAMELSLNIRQKQKARDGAKKEMVESNVRLVISTAKRYINRGLEFLDLIQEGNSGLMRAVEKFDYRKGYKFSTYATWWIRQAITRAIADQARTIRVPVHMIEAINKVSKASRKLVQDYGREPTSEEIAEHMEMPFEKVRAIIKVAQEPISLDKPIGDDEDAVFGDFIEDVSAKSPARTANFLMLRDQIEKVLSTLTKREEHIVRLRFGLNDGCPRTLEEVGTMFNVTRERVRQIEVKALRKLRHPSRSKRLEGFSDVL
- a CDS encoding ATP-binding protein; its protein translation is MANSLKHTASWAVVYPRVIKAVRGYGLLEPGDRILVAVSGGSDSLVMLDMLARINGKIGRKLDLSFVAGHVPGSYGGKEIFPLSLLNKYVQAYGLQLIASSSILKDSVFNDCFNCAMARRKALFDLAELENCNKIALGHNADDLVETALLNMFYQGRFSSMSAKQTVLKEKLTLIRPLALVWKEDIDLYARERFGKLPKFKCPGSKDSKRAFIKSLVKKLAKQNPKTKANVLKAITNPKIEYLPLL